Proteins found in one Aneurinibacillus uraniidurans genomic segment:
- a CDS encoding class I SAM-dependent methyltransferase yields the protein MALFDHSAETYDEWCATPLGSFVDAIEKQMIMEVSEPKSGEKVLDIGCGTGIYSLLLASKGVNVTGIDISTAMLKKAKEKAEKSRQAISFLEGDIHHLPFADHTFDLVISNLVLEFVDSPEDVLAEAMRVVKPGGRLTVGMIGKQSEWASLYEKQGKDKKKSVFSGAHFFTVQEIKELYTKEPSIIQFGLYTAPDEFVTKEQAYALERQRSRHGQEEGAGFIVANWIKKA from the coding sequence ATGGCTTTATTTGATCATTCTGCTGAAACATACGATGAGTGGTGTGCTACTCCGCTCGGCTCTTTTGTTGATGCTATCGAAAAACAAATGATAATGGAAGTATCCGAACCTAAATCCGGGGAAAAGGTGCTGGATATTGGTTGTGGTACCGGGATTTATTCTCTGCTGCTTGCTTCAAAAGGAGTAAATGTAACAGGTATTGATATTTCTACAGCTATGTTAAAAAAAGCAAAGGAGAAAGCGGAGAAATCTCGGCAAGCTATTAGCTTCCTGGAAGGAGACATTCATCACCTTCCATTTGCTGACCATACGTTTGACCTTGTTATATCTAATCTCGTTCTTGAGTTTGTTGATTCTCCAGAAGATGTGTTAGCTGAAGCAATGAGGGTGGTAAAACCAGGAGGACGACTTACAGTAGGGATGATTGGCAAACAGAGTGAGTGGGCTTCCCTGTATGAAAAGCAGGGGAAAGACAAAAAGAAAAGCGTGTTTTCTGGTGCTCACTTTTTTACTGTGCAGGAGATAAAAGAGCTATACACAAAGGAGCCTTCTATTATTCAATTTGGATTATATACCGCCCCTGATGAATTTGTTACGAAAGAACAAGCTTATGCTCTTGAAAGGCAGCGTTCTCGTCACGGACAAGAAGAAGGAGCAGGATTTATTGTTGCTAACTGGATTAAAAAGGCATGA
- a CDS encoding WapI family immunity protein, whose product MFNPITDYDFRIISNDKSSHITFTLVEYMHQRLPSLSCTIEVLDNKFTGWNTDVWFSLSDLHSFIDALEQLEKTRQGKACLSAMTYEDFNITFESYNKKGDIVSLYSLSNSKFNSEISIMNTLNGGFQIDSEYFSKLLSDFKKFTSVSELKSDIDFY is encoded by the coding sequence ATGTTTAACCCAATTACCGATTATGATTTCAGGATTATTTCAAATGATAAATCCTCTCACATAACCTTTACTCTTGTTGAATATATGCATCAGCGATTACCAAGTTTGTCTTGTACAATTGAGGTCTTAGATAATAAATTTACAGGTTGGAATACAGATGTATGGTTCTCTCTTTCTGATTTACATTCATTTATTGATGCTTTAGAACAGTTAGAAAAAACGAGACAGGGTAAGGCTTGTTTAAGTGCAATGACTTATGAAGATTTCAATATTACTTTTGAAAGTTACAATAAAAAAGGGGATATTGTTTCCTTATATTCCCTATCAAACTCTAAATTTAATAGTGAAATATCCATAATGAACACCTTAAATGGTGGCTTTCAAATTGACTCAGAATATTTTTCAAAATTGTTGAGTGATTTCAAGAAATTCACCTCAGTTTCCGAACTAAAGTCTGATATTGATTTCTATTAA
- a CDS encoding DJ-1/PfpI family protein, with the protein MKKVLLRLAVYIVSFVVFVGGVGFFQLSRSQNDFYGSVRHESVPSLQGVKVPPYNPNKPTVAVVLGGAGIVTEDFDFLIPYALFSMTGAYNVYAVAPDKNVKSLSGGLDVVPHYSYKELDTLVGKSPDIIVVPFMPIVDEKEYQPTRAWIQQHSSSKTTFLSICGGSGNLADAGLLKGKSATTHWQAMGPLSRKFTDTRWKEDVRYVHDGNIVTSAGQSAGIDAVLHVISQKVGEPIAAKIAKEMNYPSYHFVKNPKVDPFRMDLKFATYILNGAFHWNKKQMGVLLYNGMDEIALSSIFDSYADTGTTQVLTVSSSDAPITTKHNLTIVARHQISNALELDKMIIPGGNAKSLAAADIKRWSQEGNAKETLFIHSDSPNRYAFEAPLEDLAKQEDLLTAKHAVKRFEYRSSNIHLEGKPLPLGTYGNMLLTSLLAFIVAFYIDRRFIIKETLKK; encoded by the coding sequence ATGAAAAAAGTATTATTACGTTTGGCTGTTTATATAGTGAGTTTTGTTGTGTTTGTAGGAGGGGTTGGTTTTTTCCAGCTTAGCCGTTCTCAGAATGACTTTTACGGGTCGGTCCGTCATGAGTCGGTTCCGTCCCTACAAGGAGTAAAAGTACCTCCATACAATCCAAATAAACCTACAGTGGCAGTCGTTTTAGGAGGTGCAGGGATCGTAACGGAGGACTTCGATTTTCTCATTCCATACGCACTGTTCTCTATGACAGGCGCTTATAATGTATACGCGGTTGCACCCGACAAAAACGTGAAGTCTTTATCGGGTGGACTGGATGTAGTACCGCATTACTCGTATAAAGAATTAGATACGTTAGTAGGAAAAAGTCCAGATATTATCGTAGTTCCTTTTATGCCTATTGTTGACGAAAAAGAATATCAACCAACTCGCGCATGGATTCAACAACATTCTAGCAGTAAAACCACGTTCTTGAGCATTTGTGGAGGATCAGGGAATCTCGCCGATGCAGGATTATTAAAAGGGAAATCAGCCACCACGCACTGGCAAGCAATGGGTCCGTTAAGCAGGAAATTTACGGATACACGATGGAAAGAGGATGTGCGGTATGTTCACGATGGAAATATCGTAACTTCGGCTGGACAAAGTGCAGGTATCGATGCTGTGCTACACGTGATATCTCAGAAGGTAGGAGAACCCATTGCTGCAAAAATAGCGAAAGAAATGAATTACCCTTCCTACCATTTCGTTAAAAATCCAAAGGTCGATCCTTTTCGTATGGACCTAAAATTTGCAACCTATATACTAAATGGTGCATTCCATTGGAATAAGAAACAGATGGGTGTATTATTGTATAACGGTATGGACGAAATAGCATTGTCTTCTATATTTGATAGTTACGCAGATACAGGAACGACACAAGTCTTGACTGTTTCAAGTTCAGATGCCCCAATCACTACAAAACATAATCTTACTATAGTAGCTAGACATCAAATATCAAATGCCCTGGAATTGGATAAAATGATCATACCCGGTGGCAACGCGAAATCACTAGCTGCAGCAGATATCAAACGTTGGAGTCAAGAAGGTAATGCTAAAGAGACGCTCTTCATCCATAGCGATTCACCAAACAGATATGCATTTGAAGCGCCGTTAGAAGATCTCGCTAAACAAGAAGACCTTTTAACTGCTAAACACGCTGTAAAACGATTCGAATATCGTTCGAGTAATATCCATCTTGAAGGCAAACCATTACCGCTTGGAACGTATGGTAATATGCTTTTAACTAGTTTATTGGCATTTATAGTAGCTTTCTATATTGACAGACGATTCATTATAAAAGAAACACTAAAAAAGTAA
- a CDS encoding sensor histidine kinase — protein MIQEVLISNGNQMIKTYQSTPSADVIPFMQNLSGLSLTLIQLYNKEGKSLLNEKEWTFQIQPHDIERVIARDKATVINQADGSDSSPHAYSVPLPVIGIPFQANGQPYVLGVTVKQNSAGDETMNSIHLMYVIILFFGSFLILIAARYIVNPILRLTEATRNMAKGQFDIELPTKRKDEIGVLSASFNQMAKELGKLDRMRRDFVANVSHEIGSPLTSISGFTKALKHKQISEESRIHYLTIIEEESERLSRLSQNLLQLSHLQQDSQPLNINTYRLDEQLRKVVIALEPQWSEKEIEMDLQLESLLVQADEDKLSQVWVNLLSNSIKFTPVHGKILIKTMMKNNQNTVSITDNGIGIPEEEQEDIFKPFHKVDKARNSSVKGNGLGLSIVKQIVDMHQGDIQVSGKLGMGTTFEVKLPQ, from the coding sequence TTGATTCAAGAAGTTCTTATCTCGAACGGCAATCAAATGATAAAAACGTATCAATCGACACCTTCTGCGGATGTAATCCCGTTTATGCAAAACCTATCCGGACTTTCTCTTACCCTTATTCAACTTTATAACAAGGAGGGGAAATCTCTTCTTAACGAAAAAGAGTGGACGTTTCAGATTCAGCCTCATGATATTGAACGTGTGATCGCAAGGGATAAGGCTACTGTTATCAACCAGGCAGACGGTTCAGACTCCTCGCCTCATGCGTATTCTGTTCCTCTACCTGTCATAGGCATTCCTTTTCAAGCGAATGGGCAGCCATACGTATTAGGTGTAACCGTGAAGCAGAATAGCGCGGGGGACGAAACGATGAATTCCATTCATCTGATGTACGTTATTATTTTGTTTTTTGGAAGTTTTCTTATTCTTATTGCTGCACGTTATATTGTAAATCCCATCCTCCGTTTGACGGAAGCTACCCGAAACATGGCGAAAGGACAATTTGATATCGAGCTTCCTACTAAACGCAAGGATGAAATCGGTGTTTTAAGTGCTAGCTTTAACCAGATGGCGAAAGAACTCGGTAAGCTGGATCGAATGCGGCGAGATTTTGTGGCCAACGTCTCACATGAGATCGGATCGCCTTTAACCTCTATTTCTGGATTTACTAAGGCATTGAAGCATAAGCAGATAAGTGAGGAGAGTCGGATTCACTATTTGACCATTATTGAAGAGGAGAGTGAGAGGTTATCTAGGTTAAGTCAAAATTTACTGCAGTTATCTCATCTTCAACAGGACAGTCAGCCGCTAAATATCAACACGTATCGACTCGATGAGCAGCTTCGGAAAGTCGTCATTGCGCTTGAGCCACAATGGAGTGAAAAAGAAATTGAAATGGATCTTCAATTGGAGTCTTTACTCGTTCAGGCCGATGAAGATAAGCTCAGTCAGGTATGGGTTAATTTACTGAGCAATAGTATAAAGTTCACGCCTGTCCACGGTAAGATTCTCATTAAAACGATGATGAAAAACAATCAGAACACAGTATCTATCACAGATAACGGGATTGGCATTCCGGAGGAAGAACAGGAGGATATTTTTAAGCCTTTTCATAAAGTAGACAAAGCACGCAATTCTTCTGTTAAAGGAAATGGTCTTGGTTTATCGATTGTTAAACAAATCGTTGATATGCATCAAGGAGATATTCAAGTATCAGGTAAACTAGGGATGGGTACAACATTCGAAGTAAAACTGCCACAGTGA
- a CDS encoding response regulator transcription factor, translating to MVRILVVDDEPHIRELVSLYLKDEGFDIVEKSNGVEALDYAENNSIDLVILDIMMPQMDGWVLCTKLREFGDMPILMTTAKGEAQDRIHGFKLGTDDYLVKPFDPVELVLRVKALLRRYRISISNKIKLGSLLLNRESYQVEYTDGKAITIPMKEFELLYKLGSYASQLFTRDTLIEQIWGIDYEGDERTVDVHIKRLRERFAEFESEFRIVTIRGLGYRLEVY from the coding sequence TTGGTAAGGATATTAGTCGTGGATGACGAACCTCACATTCGTGAGTTGGTTTCATTGTACTTAAAAGATGAGGGGTTTGATATTGTTGAAAAATCAAACGGGGTAGAGGCATTGGACTATGCGGAAAATAATTCCATTGATTTGGTGATTTTGGACATTATGATGCCGCAAATGGATGGTTGGGTTTTATGTACAAAACTTCGAGAGTTTGGGGATATGCCTATTTTGATGACCACTGCAAAAGGAGAAGCACAGGATCGAATTCATGGGTTTAAGCTTGGGACAGATGATTATTTAGTAAAGCCATTTGATCCGGTAGAGCTTGTTCTCCGCGTGAAAGCCCTGTTAAGAAGATATCGTATTTCTATTTCTAATAAAATAAAACTCGGAAGCTTGTTGCTAAATCGTGAGAGTTATCAGGTGGAATATACAGATGGTAAGGCTATAACGATTCCCATGAAGGAATTTGAGCTGCTGTACAAACTGGGGAGCTACGCGAGTCAGTTGTTTACACGGGATACTCTCATTGAACAGATCTGGGGGATCGATTATGAAGGTGACGAGCGAACGGTGGATGTTCATATCAAACGGTTAAGGGAACGATTTGCCGAATTTGAATCTGAGTTTCGGATTGTCACCATTCGTGGTTTGGGGTATCGGTTGGAGGTGTACTAA